From a single Limnochordia bacterium genomic region:
- the fliE gene encoding flagellar hook-basal body complex protein FliE, which yields MIVENIRPLQLQIQQPLNRIDGQGSSFADLLKEAGKDLLVSQKQAHQEALDLASGQTDNLHGVMVTMQKAELNLQLAIQVRNKVVEAYNEIMRIQV from the coding sequence ATGATCGTGGAGAACATTCGACCACTACAACTACAGATTCAACAGCCCCTAAATAGGATAGATGGGCAAGGCAGTAGCTTTGCAGATTTGCTAAAAGAGGCGGGGAAGGACTTGCTTGTGAGTCAGAAGCAGGCCCACCAGGAAGCCCTAGATCTAGCATCGGGCCAGACGGATAATTTGCACGGGGTAATGGTGACCATGCAGAAGGCGGAGCTGAATCTACAGCTTGCCATTCAGGTACGAAACAAGGTTGTGGAAGCATACAACGAGATTATGCGGATCCAAGTCTAA
- a CDS encoding flagellin, with protein sequence MSQGKKIQRQLGANQAGAARSMEKLSSGLRINRAGDDAAGLAISEKMRGQIRGLKQASRNAQDGISMIQTAEGSLNETHSILQRMRELAVQSANDTNTAADRAELQKEVDQLSQELSRIGANTEFNTQKLLNGSFKGIFHIGANESQSLTLAIDDMRGFALGVAGDAKLKLTADPTGTTDFVDGTYEVKESATAGEFDLVDKDGNVIATSNDGAGKVFASTGGATETLTFTEAVTTGTVVIAEGTASATASVTNAGLQAGTYTYDATAGGLVDGNGQVVAKSTDGITFSSLDGATTLITFSAALATGDEFSVGGIDVSSQGAADAAMTAINNAIETVSAERSKLGATQNRLDHTIANLGTSAENLQAAESRIRDVDMAEEMMAFTKFQILQQASTAMLAQANMAPQSVLQLLG encoded by the coding sequence GTGTCACAGGGGAAGAAGATTCAACGTCAGTTGGGTGCTAATCAAGCTGGTGCTGCAAGGTCCATGGAAAAGCTCTCCTCGGGTTTGCGGATCAACCGAGCTGGAGACGACGCTGCAGGTCTGGCTATCTCAGAGAAGATGAGAGGGCAGATTCGGGGCTTGAAACAGGCTAGCCGCAATGCTCAGGATGGCATTTCCATGATTCAGACCGCTGAAGGTTCTTTGAACGAGACTCACTCCATTCTTCAAAGAATGCGGGAATTGGCAGTTCAGTCAGCCAATGACACCAATACAGCTGCAGACCGTGCAGAGCTCCAAAAGGAAGTTGACCAGTTATCACAGGAGCTTTCCAGAATCGGTGCAAACACGGAGTTCAATACACAGAAACTGCTCAATGGTAGCTTCAAAGGGATTTTCCACATCGGGGCAAATGAAAGCCAAAGCTTGACTCTAGCAATAGATGATATGCGTGGATTTGCATTAGGAGTAGCTGGGGATGCTAAGCTCAAACTGACAGCCGATCCTACAGGGACAACGGACTTTGTTGATGGAACGTACGAAGTGAAAGAGAGTGCCACCGCAGGTGAGTTTGACCTCGTGGACAAGGATGGTAACGTGATTGCTACAAGTAATGACGGAGCGGGTAAAGTATTTGCATCAACTGGTGGTGCAACTGAAACCCTTACTTTTACCGAAGCGGTTACTACCGGAACCGTAGTAATAGCAGAAGGGACCGCTTCCGCTACAGCGTCCGTAACCAATGCAGGTTTACAGGCTGGTACCTATACGTATGATGCAACCGCCGGTGGATTAGTTGACGGTAATGGTCAAGTCGTGGCAAAATCCACGGATGGCATAACATTTAGTAGCTTAGATGGTGCTACCACTCTTATTACCTTCAGTGCGGCTCTTGCTACAGGCGACGAGTTTTCTGTTGGCGGCATCGATGTTTCATCTCAAGGTGCAGCAGATGCAGCAATGACAGCCATTAACAATGCAATCGAGACCGTATCTGCTGAGAGGTCCAAATTGGGCGCTACTCAAAACCGTTTGGATCATACCATTGCTAACCTTGGAACCTCTGCAGAGAATCTCCAGGCTGCTGAATCAAGAATTCGTGATGTAGATATGGCCGAAGAGATGATGGCTTTTACCAAGTTCCAGATTCTACAGCAGGCCTCTACAGCTATGCTTGCACAGGCTAACATGGCACCGCAGTCGGTACTGCAGTTGCTTGGATAG
- a CDS encoding flagellar protein FlaG, whose translation MQIKPASEIKAVSSVANNLETQHKQLPSERNGTKVHQQIRQPGIGEIENGTKQLQAIVSTFNKRLKFDVHEETNRIFVQVIDSATGEVIREVPPVQILDMLAKIYEVVGLLVDERV comes from the coding sequence ATGCAAATAAAGCCTGCGAGCGAAATCAAGGCGGTATCTAGTGTAGCAAACAACCTAGAAACACAGCATAAACAACTACCGAGCGAACGCAACGGGACGAAGGTTCATCAGCAAATCAGGCAGCCTGGCATAGGTGAGATAGAAAACGGCACCAAGCAGCTGCAAGCTATTGTTTCTACATTCAACAAACGTCTGAAATTCGATGTGCATGAAGAGACTAACCGAATCTTTGTGCAGGTTATTGACAGTGCCACCGGCGAAGTAATCCGGGAAGTTCCTCCGGTACAGATTTTGGACATGCTGGCCAAGATTTATGAAGTGGTGGGACTCTTAGTAGATGAGCGGGTTTAG
- a CDS encoding transposase has protein sequence MKSRQYSDEFKEKIIQECQEVGNVSLVARRYEISPNTIHTWLRKYRELGTVRSLKRGELANVKAMSEQLKKVSTENDRLKRLVAEKELEIAILRDLLNTVNPK, from the coding sequence ATGAAGTCACGCCAGTATTCTGATGAGTTCAAGGAGAAGATCATTCAAGAGTGCCAAGAAGTAGGGAATGTCTCACTTGTTGCCAGGCGCTATGAGATTTCTCCCAACACCATCCATACTTGGCTGAGGAAGTACCGAGAGTTGGGCACTGTTAGGAGCCTTAAGCGTGGTGAGCTGGCTAATGTGAAAGCAATGTCTGAGCAACTGAAGAAGGTCAGTACTGAAAATGATAGACTCAAGCGCTTGGTGGCAGAAAAGGAGCTTGAGATAGCAATACTCCGGGATCTACTTAACACAGTAAACCCCAAATAG
- a CDS encoding IS3 family transposase translates to MRSVGLNESTYYARIKSKQPRTEPRKPGRPIPGYSLNTQGERVDDETIKRMLLELVTGDGFPYGYKKLTIELRETYGLRINRKKVYRLCKELDILRPRRVIKPCRPIKPGRKRKAERPNQHWEIDLKYGYIHGTNQLFYQISIIDIFDRCIVGSHIGLSAKAKDAAKTVEIAAQQRNIEPGQLTLRSDNGPQFRAKEFTETLDRLGINHERIPINTPNLNAYIESFHSILEDECYSRHEFETFQDAYREVTAYLDYYNNRRRHGSLGYVSPLSYYLKNRHIKEALKAA, encoded by the coding sequence CTGCGCTCTGTCGGCCTCAACGAGTCCACTTACTATGCTAGAATAAAATCAAAACAGCCACGAACAGAGCCACGAAAGCCAGGCAGACCAATACCGGGTTATAGCCTTAACACACAGGGCGAACGGGTTGATGACGAGACAATTAAACGAATGCTACTGGAGTTGGTTACAGGAGACGGTTTTCCTTATGGTTACAAGAAACTTACAATTGAGCTGAGAGAAACCTATGGGTTGAGAATTAACCGCAAGAAGGTGTACCGTCTATGTAAGGAACTCGACATCCTGCGGCCCAGAAGAGTGATAAAACCATGCCGCCCTATCAAGCCGGGCCGCAAGCGGAAAGCTGAAAGGCCCAATCAACATTGGGAGATAGACCTTAAGTACGGCTATATACACGGTACCAACCAGTTATTTTACCAGATTTCAATCATCGACATTTTCGATCGATGCATTGTAGGAAGTCATATTGGCCTCAGTGCTAAAGCAAAAGATGCTGCCAAAACCGTTGAAATCGCCGCTCAGCAGCGCAACATTGAACCCGGACAATTAACCCTTCGCAGCGATAATGGACCGCAGTTTAGGGCCAAGGAGTTTACAGAAACACTAGATAGATTGGGGATTAACCATGAAAGAATCCCGATTAATACACCAAATCTCAATGCGTATATAGAGTCGTTCCACAGTATTCTGGAGGATGAATGCTACAGCAGACATGAATTCGAGACCTTCCAGGACGCATATCGCGAAGTGACCGCTTACCTGGATTACTACAACAATCGCCGGCGTCATGGTAGTCTTGGGTATGTGTCGCCGCTGTCCTATTATCTGAAGAATCGTCATATCAAAGAAGCACTCAAGGCCGCTTAA
- the flgB gene encoding flagellar basal body rod protein FlgB produces MQTRAITNLEYALDVAAARHEVIGDNIANIHTPKYRRREVLFKESLKQALGETTNLRIVGTNERHIGSRLNTGPIIKEVRTSIRQDGNNVDLEYENAALAKNTVFYQVTSQVLSSQFRMLQYAISEGRR; encoded by the coding sequence ATGCAAACAAGAGCCATCACTAACTTAGAATACGCGCTGGATGTTGCGGCGGCACGGCATGAGGTCATCGGCGATAACATCGCCAACATTCACACGCCAAAGTACCGGCGGAGGGAAGTACTGTTTAAAGAATCCTTAAAACAAGCTTTAGGAGAGACTACGAATCTACGGATTGTGGGTACCAACGAACGGCACATCGGATCCCGCCTTAATACCGGCCCGATCATAAAAGAAGTGCGGACAAGCATCCGCCAGGACGGGAACAATGTGGACTTAGAGTATGAGAATGCTGCCCTAGCAAAGAACACGGTGTTTTACCAAGTCACGTCCCAGGTTCTGTCCAGTCAGTTTCGGATGCTCCAATATGCGATTTCCGAAGGGAGACGGTAA
- the fliD gene encoding flagellar filament capping protein FliD, translating into MRIDGIVSGIDTEALVTRLIELEKGPILRLYSERTKTQRLQDAWRTLNTRLLALENTIKDLKLSKTFTSRKVTSSNEGTATAAAAANAVAESYRVEVEQLAKADRVASNRFDDVDTSLGLQGEFTVNGKTITVTAEHNLKDIQDIINQVEDLGVNAKIVDNRLILAGAKTGTKHGITVTDPDGLLQELGVLTEEPTPTFQHHIQKAQDAIVHIDGLTVTRSTNVIDDAVQGVTFTLKDVGSTDITVKINTQETVDKLKTFVNQYNALSEYLQQGQSRDEATETVGIFFADSTARTLQSALRRTITDVMGHGDFHSIADLGIEVDRYGKMSLDEKKLVAALEEDAEKVRTFFYDGDKGLASRVQDFLADYTKSYDGVIANKQDYLTKRTKDITKQIEAQEDRLERKKESLYQQFTAMEKVLSELMGQSDWLEAQLTSLNSLASQRTRR; encoded by the coding sequence ATGCGTATCGATGGTATTGTATCCGGAATAGATACTGAAGCGTTGGTTACACGACTAATTGAATTGGAGAAGGGGCCGATTCTGCGCCTTTACAGTGAGCGAACCAAGACCCAAAGGCTTCAGGATGCTTGGCGTACCCTCAATACACGCCTGCTAGCCCTCGAGAATACTATCAAGGACCTAAAGCTGAGCAAGACCTTTACCAGCAGAAAGGTCACATCGTCAAATGAGGGTACAGCTACCGCTGCAGCGGCAGCCAATGCTGTGGCTGAATCCTATCGGGTGGAAGTTGAGCAACTGGCCAAAGCCGATCGCGTTGCCTCCAACCGGTTTGATGATGTAGATACTTCCCTTGGATTACAAGGTGAGTTTACTGTCAATGGCAAGACCATTACCGTGACTGCAGAACATAATCTCAAGGATATCCAGGACATCATTAACCAGGTGGAGGATCTTGGTGTAAACGCAAAGATTGTGGACAACCGTCTCATCTTAGCTGGTGCAAAGACAGGTACAAAGCACGGCATCACCGTAACTGATCCCGATGGCCTTCTCCAAGAACTTGGTGTTCTGACCGAAGAGCCGACCCCTACCTTTCAGCATCACATTCAAAAGGCTCAGGATGCCATTGTGCATATTGATGGTCTTACAGTCACACGGAGCACCAATGTGATCGACGATGCGGTGCAGGGAGTAACTTTTACCCTCAAGGATGTCGGTAGTACAGATATTACCGTTAAGATCAACACCCAAGAGACTGTGGACAAACTAAAGACCTTTGTCAACCAGTATAACGCCCTCTCAGAGTATCTGCAGCAAGGGCAAAGCCGAGACGAAGCCACTGAGACAGTTGGTATCTTCTTCGCGGATAGTACCGCCAGAACGCTCCAATCGGCTCTGCGCCGGACCATTACCGATGTTATGGGACATGGTGACTTCCACTCAATTGCAGACTTAGGTATCGAGGTCGACCGCTATGGTAAGATGAGTCTTGATGAGAAGAAGTTGGTTGCTGCTTTAGAAGAGGATGCCGAGAAGGTACGCACCTTCTTCTACGATGGAGACAAGGGACTAGCATCCCGGGTTCAGGACTTTCTTGCAGACTACACCAAAAGTTACGACGGGGTGATCGCCAACAAGCAGGATTACCTAACGAAGCGTACGAAGGATATTACGAAGCAGATTGAAGCACAAGAAGACCGGCTCGAGCGGAAGAAAGAGTCCTTATATCAGCAGTTTACCGCGATGGAGAAGGTACTCTCCGAGTTGATGGGCCAAAGCGATTGGCTTGAAGCCCAGCTTACCAGCCTAAACAGTCTGGCTTCGCAAAGAACCCGTCGCTAA
- the fliF gene encoding flagellar M-ring protein FliF, which translates to MEMFQQLTAKLKALPRSAKIGYGLVSLLVVCTIIGLSLWAGHKDLVPLFTGLESKDAGEILRKLDEQGVSYKLTDQGTTILVPQEQVHKLRLELAAGGLPSGGVVGFETFTESSIGSTEFDRKVKYTWALQGELVRTLKQLDEVEDVRVHLVIPEQSIFLRDRYEPTASVLVKLRPNKGLSDWQIRGIVNLVASSVEGMKPKNVTVVDTQGNTLSAIIGEEGAFQLSGQQLSTQFQLQQQYERHLEDRLRSLLEQVFGFGRVVTRVNVAMDFDYRETTSETFDPGEEGQLIRSEQVYEETFRGTAEVPGGVVGISANIPTYEQTDENTIGDYAKRDATRNYELNRQIEKTVIAPGKITSCSAAIWVDGELTPELEDSIRTTAMAILGGSEDTPYTLAVYSTAFAPTLFDQLDMLEDPVPEVGPKRLPWILLGVALVVILILMIVLLRRKPAPVEEAPMPEWLKAAFEAAPTDAVPKEEPSVQYDLQKEIAEMYKENPSQVLDALRAWLMEDR; encoded by the coding sequence ATGGAAATGTTTCAACAGCTAACAGCTAAGCTCAAAGCTTTGCCCCGGTCGGCTAAGATCGGCTATGGTCTAGTTTCACTACTTGTCGTTTGCACGATTATTGGTCTTTCCCTTTGGGCGGGACACAAGGACTTGGTACCATTGTTTACCGGGCTTGAGTCTAAGGATGCAGGTGAGATCTTAAGAAAGCTTGATGAACAAGGCGTATCATACAAGCTTACGGATCAAGGAACAACTATCCTAGTTCCCCAAGAACAGGTCCATAAACTAAGGCTCGAGCTTGCTGCCGGGGGGTTACCTAGCGGCGGAGTAGTAGGTTTTGAAACGTTTACGGAATCAAGCATTGGTAGTACTGAGTTTGACCGGAAAGTGAAATACACATGGGCACTCCAAGGGGAATTGGTCCGCACCCTCAAGCAACTAGACGAAGTTGAAGACGTGCGGGTTCACCTGGTCATTCCAGAGCAGAGCATCTTCCTAAGAGATCGCTACGAGCCCACCGCTTCGGTGCTAGTGAAGCTTCGGCCGAACAAAGGACTAAGCGATTGGCAGATCCGGGGGATTGTCAATCTGGTAGCCAGCAGTGTCGAAGGGATGAAGCCCAAAAACGTTACTGTTGTAGATACCCAAGGAAATACCTTATCCGCGATTATTGGCGAAGAGGGTGCTTTCCAGCTATCAGGGCAGCAGCTGTCAACCCAATTCCAGCTGCAACAACAATATGAAAGGCATCTAGAAGATCGGTTACGGTCACTTCTAGAGCAGGTGTTTGGATTTGGTCGGGTGGTGACCCGGGTCAATGTAGCCATGGACTTCGATTACCGGGAGACTACCAGCGAGACCTTCGACCCTGGTGAAGAGGGGCAGCTTATTCGCAGTGAGCAGGTCTATGAGGAGACCTTCCGGGGAACCGCAGAGGTACCGGGCGGTGTGGTGGGTATTAGTGCTAACATACCGACCTACGAACAGACCGATGAGAATACCATTGGTGATTATGCCAAACGGGACGCCACAAGGAACTATGAGTTAAATCGACAGATCGAAAAGACGGTGATTGCTCCGGGAAAGATCACCAGCTGCTCAGCCGCAATTTGGGTTGATGGGGAGCTCACCCCGGAACTTGAAGATAGCATTCGGACGACGGCGATGGCTATTCTTGGTGGCAGTGAGGATACACCCTATACTCTCGCGGTATATTCTACCGCTTTTGCGCCGACGTTGTTTGATCAACTAGATATGTTGGAGGATCCGGTGCCCGAGGTAGGACCCAAGCGATTGCCGTGGATCTTGCTTGGGGTGGCCCTTGTGGTCATTCTCATTCTTATGATTGTTCTCTTGCGACGGAAGCCAGCACCGGTAGAGGAGGCACCAATGCCCGAATGGTTGAAGGCTGCCTTTGAAGCTGCCCCAACGGACGCAGTCCCGAAAGAAGAGCCTAGTGTTCAGTACGACCTACAAAAGGAAATTGCCGAGATGTATAAGGAAAATCCAAGTCAAGTGTTAGATGCACTACGGGCCTGGTTAATGGAGGATCGATAA
- the fliS gene encoding flagellar export chaperone FliS, whose amino-acid sequence MFNPQNAYVQSQVMTQKPEKLVLLVFEEIRKALRRSLVALRRKELEAAHKDLVRAQDLLGELSAALDPEYEISIAMGQLYDYLSQRILAANISKNPQDIEEVLPFIEELKDTWSAAIEHVSR is encoded by the coding sequence GTGTTCAATCCCCAAAACGCCTATGTTCAGTCTCAGGTGATGACCCAAAAACCTGAGAAATTAGTCCTACTTGTCTTTGAGGAAATACGAAAGGCCCTACGAAGGTCCCTTGTGGCTTTACGCCGAAAGGAACTTGAGGCAGCCCATAAAGATCTCGTTCGGGCACAGGATTTGCTAGGAGAACTATCCGCTGCCTTGGATCCGGAATATGAGATCAGTATCGCCATGGGGCAGCTTTATGATTACCTTAGTCAAAGAATCTTAGCAGCAAACATCTCAAAGAATCCTCAAGATATCGAAGAAGTACTCCCCTTCATTGAAGAGCTTAAAGATACATGGTCTGCAGCTATTGAGCATGTAAGCAGATAA
- the flgC gene encoding flagellar basal body rod protein FlgC, which yields MGFFSSFDVSASALTAERLRMDVISANVANAQSTRTETGDVYRRRLVVYRPASYAPSFAQILAGLQGDKAAVSGVRVDKIVEDNSDFRRVYEPGHPHADEQGYVTYPNVDVIREMVDMIGAVRAYEANAAVIQAGKTMAQSALQIGR from the coding sequence ATGGGTTTTTTCAGCTCCTTTGACGTGAGTGCTTCTGCCCTTACCGCAGAACGGTTACGGATGGATGTGATCTCGGCAAACGTAGCTAATGCCCAATCTACACGAACTGAAACCGGTGATGTGTATCGAAGAAGGCTTGTGGTGTATCGACCGGCAAGCTACGCCCCAAGTTTTGCCCAAATTCTTGCAGGTCTCCAAGGGGATAAGGCCGCGGTGTCCGGGGTAAGGGTAGATAAGATCGTGGAAGACAACTCGGATTTTCGTCGAGTTTATGAACCGGGTCATCCCCATGCCGATGAACAAGGCTATGTAACCTATCCTAATGTGGATGTCATCCGGGAAATGGTGGATATGATTGGGGCGGTGCGTGCATACGAAGCTAATGCTGCAGTTATTCAAGCGGGAAAGACCATGGCCCAATCGGCCTTACAGATCGGCAGATAA